From the Elaeis guineensis isolate ETL-2024a chromosome 16, EG11, whole genome shotgun sequence genome, the window GCATGATAATGAACTATTAATAGATTAACAATAATATATTTCCTCACGCAAGTTTTTGCACATAAATGcagttttttatgaatatatggcAATcgagaaaaagagttttcatcaaGACATGAACAGGAAAAAGGGCAAAGAATTACCAAAAAGATGCGTGTGCCGAGCATTTTGAGGGCAAGGGTGATATCATAGAAAACAAGAGGACGACCCTTGCCACATAATTCAACTGGATTTGCAACTAAAAGCTCTGTGTCGGGTCCACGGTTCATGACCATCACACGGAGGGGATGAGACAACTCCATTCTCAGGCGATCACACAATGCCTTCTGCTTACTTGGGTCCACAATTTTCTTTCCATCTACTTGCATCACAAACAAATCTATTTCGCAGTTTTCATTATGAGATGCATAGAATCGCCCATAGGAAATCTGACAATAACAAGTATTGGCATTTGAGTATCATACAGTAGGACAAAAATGAACAAGAAATCATCTGTTAACATGAAAACTTTTTTGTATAGGTACACTGTGCACATGACTAACATAAGGAAAATGATCAAATGACAGTCTTCAATTGATAAAAGATGTTTGACATAAAATAACAATGAATGGTACCATAGCTTCAACATTTAAAATGGTCCTGCTGCTTGGCAGGTGTTCATTGTATGACTATAACTGGCAAAACTATTTTTCATGATCAGATGACTTGGGCACCATTAAGAAAGCAAAGGCATCTCATTGTTCCAAAAACTACCAAATCAATATTAATGGAAGCACAGGTTTACAACTCACTGGTAACTCATTTACACAATAGCCATATAACAAACCTTTATCACAATAAATATGTTCCCCCACTATGGAGAAATTTGTTAGATAATACCCAGTTGGATTTTGATGTTATTACCTGGATGTTGTAATCCTTCAGAGCTCTCATGATGTCATAAAGGAGGGCCTTGTGGCCATGACAATAAAGTTGAATAAGTGTATGAGCAGGGCTGAGAGAGTTATCCATTGTGACTGAAGGATTATTGAGTGTGGGAAGAGATCCTGTGGATGGTTCATCTGGAAGCTCTACGCTGAACATCTCCTCCATGACTGAATGGGGTAGAGAAGATGAAGCCAGCAAACATGCAGCAATCTCTGAACTAGCCACTTCGATGTCGCAGCTAGTCATAAAGTCCCCTAAAGCAGCTTTCAATTGGGCACAAGTCTCATCCTTTCTGCTCTTTGTATGAAGAAGTTCTCTGAAACAGTGTGGAGATTAGAAGCATGAAGGCATAAGCAACTCTGAAACTATAGCACAGCAACTCCGTGTGAATAGTTATAATCCAACATCTGGAAGACTGGAACTGAAACCCATTTTGCAAATATGCAATCCCTGAAGTAATTCAGAGCCTACATTTAAGCATCTAATCATGCTAACAGGTTAGGATGAAAAATGTGTTTGGCTATACACTAGACAGTTGTTCCAAACACTTGCCCTCAGGATGAAATATATGCCCCTACACAGACAGCAGCCAGCTTCTTCCTATCTTTTCTACCATTAAAATGGACATGCATCATCATCCAATAAACCCAGGTGATACAACCAACACTTTTTCATGTAGAGGAGCTGGCATTCCGAGCTCAACATGATGACAATTGATTTAAGTTAAATGCTTCAATATGCAAAGCCATATAACATTTTTTCAGTGCAGATGATACAGGATCCCAGAAGACAGTAATTTATCATATCTCTAAATCTTTAAGGATAGAACTCAAGGGTTTTCTGTAATTAAACAGTTAGGATACAACTCTTAGAACTaacatttattaaaaaaaaaaaaaaggcaaaacaaGAAAGTGATATTTGACAGTAGCATTATAAGCATCCGATGGTTTTCTTTAAGATAAATTTGGACACATAATAAGTGAAAACAATAAAAGaaatcacatattatatatgaAGAAAAACAAGAACCTCGCATTGTCATGAAATAAAGATTTAGAGGATTAAGTGCTACCTCGTGTCAGTGATAAAGAAGAGGTCTATAACTCTCCCATCTGGAGTGGTGGATACTTTAACCCTCCTGATTGTGAGCTCCAGCTCACTCAGTACCTGTGTCACATCTGCCAAACCCCAAGACAAAACCATTTTAGATTTGACCCATGAGATTTTAGACCTAAAATTCCAAACCATATCCCAACTCACAGCTGCTTCAAAAACCGTCTTCAAGGAACTTAACAGCACTAAGAAGGGAAAAGTCCTTGTAACAAATTAAAGAAAAGTTTTGAGAGGAGGGGATCTCAAGTCTGCAGATAAATAACTCAAACATGAACACAGTAGAACTTCCATATGAGGATCTAGAAAGAAAATTGTATAATGAAGTCCACAATGTTTCAAGGAAATCAGTAAAAGCCTTGGCAGTGCCAGACTGCCAATCTTGGAAACTTCTGGATCAACAATATAAGTGATTAAATAGGAGAAATTATCCAACATCATTGTCTGAAAAATGTTATTCATTATTGTGAAGTAGAATAAAATCCAAATAAATAGgaacacttaaattcaaatctccAATATATTGAAAACATCTGGATGTACAACATAAGTGATTAAATAGAAGAAATTATCCAACATCATTTTCTGAAAAATGTCATTCATTATTTGAGAAGTAGAATAAATTCCAAATAAATAGGAACACTTAAATCCAAATCTCCAATATATTGCCCCACCCGTCCTTAAAGCATCATGCAGGTTTATTTTATTTTCCAAATAAAAGGAAAATGAGATAAAGAAGCCACTTCATCCTAACAACTTATAAAGTTTCAAAACATACGAGGATTATAAAACAAGAACTTCAAACAGAAAGAATATTTGCAAATCTCAAAAATTAAGAATCAATAACTTATTGGTTCCGAAATATATCAGGATTATCAAACAAGaacttcaaaaaaaattctatacaGAAAGAATATTTGCAAATCTCAAAAATAAAAGAATCTTTCAGATTCGACAAAAAGATAAGATCCCATATTCCATAGCTGAACGAAACTATTGGAATCCACATAAAAACAAACAATTAACAGGAAAAATGACATGATAGTgccgaaaaacaaaagaaaaacgagAGGGAAACGGGGAATCACCATGCAAGAGGCCCAATCGATCATAGCATGAGAACTTGAGAAGAAAAACTTGAGACTGCTGCTCTGTTTCCAGCTGCCCATAGTAGTAGCTATCCATCCCCAACAACAGCGACAACGCCACCGGGCAGGCCCCCAACAGCCTCTTCTTCAGCAGCCCCCACCTCGTCGCCTTATTTCCCCTCGCCACCACCCAGAACAGTATGTAGCACCACTTCCCATCCGTGCTCATGTCTGGAAACCAGCACCCATTTCAGTTTACTCACAAGAATCACACTAAAAGTCGTTCCTTTTTCTAACAAGGACCGGAGAAAAAACCATAAAGTTCAGATTTTTGCAGAAGAATCACATGGATGATCGTTTCTTTCTTCATGGGAACGGCGAAAGACAAGCCAAGATCGGACTTTTACTTACCGCCCCTGACAACGTTCAAGCCGAAGAGTAGAATCACGCGGCAAAGGTCGCAGCCGAGGCCGGTCTTGTCCGGGCAACTGATGGTGATAACGCTCGGCTCTCCGGGCCGCTCCGGCTGCCGGATGACCACCACGTCGTCGCTCGGTAGGCCCATCTCTTTCTCCCTTACTCTTTGTTCCCTTACTATGTCTATCAGACAAGTCTGCCTCTTGCTTTCCCCTTTCTACTACAGTTTCAGGTGGGAGGAAAGGCTTCAAAGAAACAGAGGAGTGGTGGATGTTCTCGATTCCGGTGCCAAAGTTCCCAATTCGACAGGAGGAGGCGGATCTCTCGTGCGGCTTTTTGGTCCTTTGGTTCTCGTTTGGGAGTGGTTAGATATTTGTGACTGTTGGGATTTTTCTGGCCGGATTTATTCTTATATTCCCAAAAGTTACGTGATAACCTCACCCCCATCCTGCCTGGTTTGAGTACCGCACTTATTTTGACATAATTAGACCAGCAGTCTTATgtcacttttgaaaaaaaaaaaaaaaaaaaaaattacactcTAATAACCATgatatttcatatctaaattatgctaaaaaaatttaattttttatattatgtgcATCATATGACCATACACATTACTAATCATAATTATTTATTTCTAAAAATCTTATttctcaaatatatatttatatatatttttataaaaataaataattataattgtAGGTGTGTATgactatattatatatatagtatACAGGATAATTCATCTTTTCTATCCCTAAATTGGATTTAAAGCtaagtttttttgatttttataatttaattatatttatgctATAAAACATCCGGatgtaaataaaaaattcaaatatagaagaatattttattaaaaaataataatatctaaaaatcacttgattatttttttatttatagaaataaataattttttgaattaataaaaaaattgaatgtcAAATTAGTACAGTCTAGGGCAAAATGGCACTGTCCAGAAACTTCCAAATCTTCTATGATAAATGAACGAAAACATGAggtgaaaataaaataatttcgGAATAAATCAAAGGGGAAGCTTGATGTGGGCTCGACTGGTCCAAAAGATTTGTATCAGGAGATCTAGACCGTCGAGTTTTAAACCGGAGGACCGGGTCCCAAATCAGGACAGAGATCCACCTACTGGACGGTTCAAATTGATGAGCCTTTACTTCAGTTTGCTATAATTAACTCATTCCGAACCGGTCCACCCACGACAAACATTAAATCGAACGGCTGCTATAAATTTTTGTCGGGCACGCGATGCAGGGAATCTCCTTAGCGAGGATACTTTGACGAGTCAAAGATtcctataaatatataatatgaaGCTTCTAGGAAAGTTCCTTGATCAACATCAGTTTTATGCTTCTTAATATttcatttttttagttttttatgtATTTATTGTTATTAGGCACAGTATAACATTTAAAATTTCTTGATTGGACAAACAGCCACCAATGCTGACATGCCACATGCTATTACTAGAGTAAGTAAAATAGGCGACAAACATGCCAACTAATTACTCCACAAATCACTCCTAACGGCAAGCATCTGCTTGATGCCAGTTTTTTAATTGTTTCGTAAAATATGCAACTATATAAATCTATtcctttttaatatatttattgctGCTGATCACCGGACTGCTGATCGAACTGCGAGATGTTAAAGGGAACGAAAGAACTTGCCTAGAGCCCTATAATGATTAACTTAGAAAAAATGTATACACAGTAACTATTGTGGGCAGGTTGTGGGGAACCCTCTTAATAGTCCTATATCGGATAAATTCTAGAGTGTCATATACTTAAGTGGGATACGAGTACATCTTCTTTCACGAGGTATCTTTTTTCTCTCTGAGGGACGAAAGGACAAAACTATGAGACCGTCTGCGTGATGTTGGGTCGGGACGGAATAACCCCCGATGGGGCCCAAAGCGGACAATATTTCGTGGGGCCCGAGGTGATTGCCTCCGACGACCCTTGACGCATCGACACAACAGTGACGTACCAGGAAGGAGCACCCGCCCCCTGCTCACAGCACatgcaccctccagagtggggggctATGTTAtgggcaggctgtggggggacccccttaatagtcccacatcgggcaaatTCTGGAGTGTCATGTGCTTAAATgggatacgagcacaccttcTCTCGCGAGGCACCTTTTTCCTCTCCGGGGGTAAAAAGACAAAACCATGAGGCCATCTGCGTGACGCTGGGCCGGGGCGGAATAAACCCCAGTGGGGCCCAGAGGGGCCCCAGGGACAACCCCCGGTGGGGACCATGGGGCACGCTCCCCGTCCGGACCtagccagagcggacaatacttcgtggggCCCGAGGTGATTGCCTCCGACGACCCTTGACGCGTCGACACAATAGTGGCGCGCCAGAAAGGGGCACCCGCCCCTGCTCACAGCACatgcaccctccagagtggggggctatgttgtgggcaggctgtggggggaccCCCTTAATAGTTCCATATCGGGCAAACTCTGGAGTGTCATGTGCTTAAGTgggatacgagcacaccttccCTCGCGAGGTGCATTTTCCCTCTCCGAGGGGCGAAAGGACAAAACTATGAGGCCGTCTGCGTGATGTTGGACCGGGGTGGAATAACCCCCGATGGGGCCTAGAGGGGCCCTAGGGACAACCCCCAATGGGAACCACGGGGCACGCTCCCCGTCCGGATCTAGCCAGAGCAGACAATACTTCATGGGGCCTGAGGTGATTGCCTCCGACGACCTTTGACGCATCGACACAACAGTGGCGTGCCAGGAAGGGGCACCCGCCCCTTGCTCACAGCACatgcaccctccagagtggggggctatgttgtgggcaggctgtgAGGAGACCCCCTTAATAGTCCCATATCGGACAAACTCTGGAGTGTCATGTGCTTAAGTgggatacgagcacaccttccctcacgaggTGCCTTTTCCCTCTCCGGAGGGCGAAAGGATAAAACCGTGAGACCGTCTGCGTGACGCTGGGTCGGGGCAGAATAACCCCCGGTGGGGCCCAGAGGGGCCTCAGAGATAACCCCCGGTGGGGACCATGAGGCACGCTCCCCATCCGGACCTAGCCAGAGCAGATAATACTTCGTGGGGCCCGAGGTGATTGCCTTCGATGACCCTTGATGCATCGACACAACAGTAACAAAGGAGGAATCAGGGAGATAAAGCTTTGTTCTAATTAAGATTTAGCAATTACCATTGATAAATTATCTACAGGTTTTTTCATAGTTGGGGGATATGAATTACTGGAGATTGCATTTTAGCAGTTTAGAGTCATGTTATAGCCGTCAAAAATTTCAATATAACCACATGAGATTTATCTATAACTATGTGAGATCATGCTtgttgttgcggtcaatcccccaTCGCCCGATTGCTGAGATTGTACACCTGTAAGAGAAGTCCTCAcagatcggagatgcctccggtggggaccctccgacggtcaagtcagagagattaGGCAACAGCGGAAAATCAGAGGCTCAACTCGAGAGGGCTAGGGAAAGTTTGAGAGCTGGAGGGAGCGCCAAagagcttaccaagactgttgccttacccctttttatagtagaatgtgacatggtcccgccattaatggtgcagacaactggggagttgtcaaatcgtcgggggctgtcaaatTACCGTGGGTTGTTAAATCACCGCGGATTGTCAGAACGAATCCATGTCCTCGGTAGGATAATACCCCAGGGCGAttgcacagcatgtccttgacaagaTAATAGCCCATAGCGATCGTACGGCCCTTAGGCGGGCAGGCCGACTatacgtcggtattcgactgtcgggacgtcgggtgcCACCCCCGACAATGAGTCGGTGATTTGGGATCCGTCGCTCAGCTGGTCGAAAACAGAATGGGTCTGTCCGAtcgacacaccttcggtcggataatgtcggcagctactATCGGTAGTTGTCGGTCGATgcgatcggtagagtcgggcgtcgatcGGACAGGTCCGAGGGTGAGTCGGCGTAAAAGGGGTCGgtcagtatatcccaacagttgtccctccccactcctgagtcggatgtcgtgctgGTCAGCGTCTccgcgtgggcgacggcttcgggggaaaggagtggatatccatcgcGCCATACTCTGATTCTGACGTTCCATCACGTCATGCTCCGACTCTGGCGATCGTACCAATGAATGGCCCGGTGTCAGACACCCCATTGGGAACGTGAATTGCCATCCCATTATGAACAGGAACCGCCGTCTCCACCGTCTCCTCGGGAACTTGAACCGCCATCTCCTCAGGAACACAAACCGTCGTCGGTTAGTGAATCTCGAGACGTGGTTTTTTTCGCCACATGGCAGGAGGTCATTGGGCCAAATCCGTTCACgcagatggaggcgacgtggcttgaTCTGATGGCCGGTGCATCGAATCGTTGGACCGAGGAAGGGCTCGAGCGTCGCCACATGTCGGCATCAGGGAAGCCCTCGTCCGAtgtgctttcatctcgaccgttgatgGGCCTTATCTATATGCGGCCACTTGCATCCAAAATTTCACTTTTGCTGCAAATCTGCTCCTGGCGCTGAGCCTTTGTCGAGTTGTCCCCCAGTTCCAGATAGCTGTCTTGGTGCTCTCTCTTCGAAAAGTTCTTCTTGGAGTTTTGTCTGTCTTTGTCTCCTTGCTCCCTTCCCTCTTCGCCattttcttttgttctcctttctggggctagcgtcatggctagaacctctccacGAGGAAGTCAGTCGGAGAACCCGACCGATGACTCACGGTCGACCCcgaaggtggaggtttcttcatttTTGGGGGCAAACgtcgaacggctcagggagcaatacagtatcccggagcagttcgagctcttcgcccctggggctgagggtcgggttaacaacccgtctTCGGGCCAAGTGGCcttctatgtcgaggaccttcgagCAGATCTTCGCTTTTCAATTTCGGAGTTCGTCTAAAACGTTctggattattacgggctttgtcCGACTCAACTGGCATCAAACTCAGTCcgactgataatcagcttcgcATTGTTGTGTCGGTTTTTGCCGACCTATCCTTATATCTCTCTCTTTCGGacgttcttcatcctccgaccccacccgaaggcccgagggtggtggttcttcaatctccggaagggtctttcgttcatcaccgatcttccatcatcgattcatgggtggaagaaccaatttttttttgcctCCTCTCCGCTTTCTTGGGagttcccttcccgctggggggACCCTCAGACTCAGCCGAATGAGAACAGTTAGGTGGAGGACGGGGACTGAGAGGATTTTCActgactgaaggatgtgtcggtgccgaagcagagggagctcgtcaccgagcaagctctgtacgatgtCGGCCTAAGTTCGGTTCTTCATTTAGGTACATCTCGATCTGTCGGTCGTCCTTTGTCTTTTCTATCCATCTTTGGACTTGCGCTGATCCTTCGTTGAAATTGCAGGGATACCGCCGAGACTGAGGCTGACCAACGCTGACATTCAGCAACATACGGCGAGAAAGAGGCCGGCGTACGAGATCGAGCCATcgtggcctcccaagaggcctcagatagcATCACCGACCGACCTTGCGGCAACGAGAGCGCAGCCCGACGCCGAACGTGCGTCGGGCTACGAGCCTGTCATTGCTCTGTCGGTGCCGGCGGTGCCACTTGAGGCACCATCTGAGGAAGGGGCGACTgagggggcagccgaaggagcgtcggctccCCCACCAACAGAAGAGGTTCGGGCCGAAGTacgtgagcccgaacgacctgcaGCGACCGCCGTTGCGGTCTCGGGAGGGACCCAATCGAGCTCGAGCTTTTCGTCCCTCTCCGATTTTCGGGCCTGGGCGGTCGGACGAGGGAAGGCTCCAATGGCATCGGACGACGACACAAGGTCGGCCGATCGAGCCGCGTCAACCGACGTCCAgcttcccgaaggagcgtcggccctgaccaatcatgatttggccaggaggttgtgccaagcaACCATTCTCCCGACCGATCGAGAGATCATGAAGAGTCGGCCAATGTccgacatgctttatttcttttatccgactatgatccaggtgagctcctACTCTTCCTTTCTCCTCTTCATTATTGTTTTTCATCAATTCAGTTTTCTGACAGTCGGCCTTCCGTCCGCAGCTGATCTATaatatatccgagctggaggtcggGTACTGAAGGTTCGGCGACATCCGGGCGGCCTGGAAGAAGAAGGCAGAGATCGTCGAGGCTGAGAAGGCGACGCTGGTCGACCAGCTGAAGTTGTCGGTCGACCatgaggctaggctcgaggaggagatctctcGACTCACCAACAGCCTAGCCGCCTCAGAGGCCGAACTTCAGTCAGCCCGCGAGCAGGTTCGGCACAAGACCCGCTCCTTCACTGACTGAGGTGCGAGAGGGACGGCTGCATTAGGTAACTCGAGGCCAAGTGCGAACAGCTTCGCGTTAGCCTGGAGAACCTGGCCAAGGCTGAGGAGAACCTGTCCTCCACCCAGGTCGACGCCGTCATATTgaaggcggaggcagagtcggccaAGGAGACACTGGGTCGGgtggtggaggacttccgtggtTCGGAGGAGTaccggaagaatctcctagagagCGGCTTTGCCTCCTACCGGGTGGGGTATGAGGATGCCCGAGAAGCGATCCAGACTCTACACCCGGAGCTCGACCTGAGCGGGATCGTCCCTCCAGGGTCGGAGGACCAAGCGGCAGAGGGAGAGGCTGACCCACTGCCGACAGAACGAGTCACCGAAGACGAGGCGGCTCCAACCCCCGATCCCTCACCGACCCGAGCGGGCACGCCGGTTGCTCCCAAACTATACCCGGTGGAAGA encodes:
- the LOC105059061 gene encoding ACT domain-containing protein ACR10, encoding MGLPSDDVVVIRQPERPGEPSVITISCPDKTGLGCDLCRVILLFGLNVVRGDMSTDGKWCYILFWVVARGNKATRWGLLKKRLLGACPVALSLLLGMDSYYYGQLETEQQSQVFLLKFSCYDRLGLLHDVTQVLSELELTIRRVKVSTTPDGRVIDLFFITDTRELLHTKSRKDETCAQLKAALGDFMTSCDIEVASSEIAACLLASSSLPHSVMEEMFSVELPDEPSTGSLPTLNNPSVTMDNSLSPAHTLIQLYCHGHKALLYDIMRALKDYNIQISYGRFYASHNENCEIDLFVMQVDGKKIVDPSKQKALCDRLRMELSHPLRVMVMNRGPDTELLVANPVELCGKGRPLVFYDITLALKMLGTRIFLAEIGRHVAGEREWEVYRIHLGDDLELAASRNKIVEGVTKMLMGWD